The Capsicum annuum cultivar UCD-10X-F1 chromosome 3, UCD10Xv1.1, whole genome shotgun sequence genomic sequence aacgtctacttgaggtgcctaagtgaaagttcGTGCCAAGTTTAGGGGACCACCGATGGATTTGGCCGAAAACAAATGAAGTAAAAGCCAATTTAACTCCACAAACGAAAGAAATAGGGGGGAAAAAGAAGGGCAGGAAGCAATTTTTTCCAGTTATCATAAGTAACAAGAGGCTAATTGCTTCAGCAAGAAGTGCACATTCAGCAAACATCAGTTTTACCTACTTAGCCAGTGAATTGGATGCTAAACCAGTACTCTTATTAAGGAACAAGGCTATCTATATATATTCCCATCATAAGAAATCAAcacgaaaaaaaattaaaaaaaaaaaggaaggaagCATCGGGCTGGTGGCGGGCATTTTACATCAACTTTACCGCTCATTCTAACACCCCTATACATCTCTCTACCTTACAACTAGGAAAAGAAATGTCAGAAACCGAAAGCTATTTTATTTACATGCAAGTTTGTGCAAGGCATTAGGTCTCGGGATGCTCAGTCTTCACAGCTGCACGCGGTGATGATATGCATTTCCCACCGTTTTGAAGGTAAAGGCTGTTGGCAACTATAGAGTCGCTAACCAAGCCAGCAGCATCAACGTCATCAAAATTGAGAGCGCCTCTTAGCCTCCGATTGCTGCAGATCAAACAAGTTTTTTCAAGTATTTGACATGAAATATACTTGGATTAAGGAACCTGCTGATATGTAAAGAACCACATACCCGTTCAAGCGGTTATTGATTACAGTCAGATCTTTTGAAGGGCTCTGATAAGCATGAGTGCTTTCACCCACACATGCATAATAACTTTTAGAGCTATGGGAGATCAAGGCATCCATCTGAAATCagaaataatagataaatatgTGAAATAATGGACCAAAGAAATGTGTACTCAGATTGTAACTGGAAATTCTAATAATTCCAACTGTGAGAACAAAAACTCGTCCTAATAGTCCTTTAGGCTAGTGAAAGATATAACTACCGATGGACAAGTAGCTTTCTACCATAACAGGGACAAGCAATAACAACAGAATTTAGCAGGCCAACGGAAAACTGCATCATCGCCTTGGCAGAAAAATCCCCTCCCACCTGAATAAGCATCTTCCTTTCCACCGTTTCTTTTTCTTCCGAGTTCAAGATTCATACAGAAGCTGGAGTCCTTACTTATTCTCACTGCTAATTAAAATATGCCGGGTAATCTCTATTGGAGATATTCTCAGATAGAAGAAGCCagcaataattaattaggattaaATCACAGTCGAAATTCATCCATTTCAATTATAAAGgtatatttcatatatttctcAACTTTGAAGCACGCACTTGAGGTATGCCGAACTTCACAAGTCACATTGGAAAAATATTGTGGATTAACTCATTACCTTAGATGAGCGCAGCGGAGAGACATAAACATTATGCGCAGCAGATACTTTCTTCGGAGACATGTCAGGGAGATTGGGAAATGGAGAAGGTTTGGGGGATGCCGGACCTTGACCTGAAATTAAGAACAAAAAGAAGCCAGCAGTTTAACATTGGTACATGAGAAAGAAATCAGATATAGAAACCAAACcacaagaaaaatatttacttCACAAAACACATCATGAAGACAACTTACCCTCGTTCTTGGTTTTTTCAACATGGTTATTCTTTTGCTCATTTCCAGCAGGTGCAAGCTCGACTAATAATGGCTTAACGGAGGGAataaacatttcattgtagaatGTGATGATATCAACGTGATCTGAACCTGTCCTCtgtttaaaaaaagaaaactgGTCAGTGATTCTAGATACTGTAaaggactaatatcaacaatctAAAAGACTGATCATATTACCCCATTGTGGCGTGTTGATGCCCAGTCAATAAAAACACTTCGGAAAACTTGTGGCTTGCACTGAGGTTGCTTTCGGTAGTTGTATATAATTTCTTTGAAGGTCAAGTTGAGTTGTGAAATCTGCATGTAATAGAAAACCAAGCTATAAAAATAGAACATTACAGACTACCAACTTCAGTATCCCCCATGTTCCTGAACATCTACCTTGGCAACTCCATAGAAAGAGCATAGGATGATCTGGTCAATATGTCGGTTGAAGAAAAGACTTGTCCTCTGTTTGAGAATCTTCTGAAAAAGGCCATATACAGTCTCCCTTACTTGCTGAGAAAGTTGCAGCCGTTCAATCATGCCATTGATTCTGACAGCAGCCAACTTTGCAATCTAGATAACGTGATGCAATAAAAAAAAAGGTCAAGTAATCAGCAGACTAAACCAAAGGAAATCTTGATCgaggaaaaaaaaagtttctaTAGCATTATAAACAGAAGAATCAGAATCCAGAAAATCCACATTCAAACTGCTAGATTCCACTGTTTGCCTCAGCCAAGTCTGACatttttgctttatatttttgAAGGAGCTACAAGAAgattaaaatcaagaactcaatTGTCAAGAGTTACTTGGATCAAAAAGTTAGCTGTTACAGAGATGTAATTCTGTCCAAAAAGAAGTTGAGAATTGAGACCATACAGAGCACTTTCGGCACTAACTGGCGCATGTGAGCATTTGAACAAGGTAAAATTGTGCcagaataacaacttcaacaagAGATTGACACCATACTCCCCATACAAACTGATAGAATGCCTTGAACAGTTTTATACCTTGCCAAAGAATACACTGATTGATGTCTCCGCACATGTTTCCCCTCCACCGCCAGGGCTTGGTCTAGTTGGGCTGTAAAAGTTCAAAAGATCAACTCTTTATAGCAAATTACAAATCTCTCGATTATAGAGTAAATAAAAACTTAAGAATCCAACTATAAATCGAAAATACCTTGCGAATGCTGACTGCAAAGCAGGAGGAAATTTTGACTTAATATTGTTGAGAGCCAAAAAGCGATCCTTCACAGGTGACGTGAAGGAATTTCGATCAACCAACACACTGCGATATTCAGTACACAATCTCTTCGGTGACCGGATATCACCGAGTTGACCTAGTAAgataaataatttgatataaagTTAGGTTAGTTTTCCTCCTAAGAATCTAAAAGGGAACAATTCAGGATTAAACTGTCCTGGAATCTAACGAAGCTTTGAGATTAGGGGCAAACAAGATACCATTAGGGGCCAAGTCGCTCTTCTGTAGAGATGGCAGTGGCGGTAAACTTCCTGAAGAAGGGTTAATGTGCATTGCAATTGCATCCAAAGATGGCATTGGTTCAGCCAACAAGCCCTGGCGATTAATTTCTGCAGAAAGTGATGGTTTTGCAACAGTCAAAGAGTTGTACATTGAAGAGCCCTTTTCCCAAACCATGCTCTCCAAGAGCCGTTCTTCAAGTGAATTCAAATGGCGTCTCAGTTCTCGAGGAAGAGTTTCTTCATGCCTAATGAAGCTCTCTATCACCTTactgagatcaaaagatgtgaTTCCTGTTCTCTCCAAAACAGCTGGAAACAACATAGTAACTGTCTTGTGAGTGGCGAGAACTAGTTCAGCTGAGCAGGCGAGCATACATCTATGAAACCTCTCATTGGTTAGCAATGAAGTTAAATTGGTCACATGCAATATCTGAGATTCTGCAATGCACATAGTCTGCAGAACCCTATAATACAACTTCAAAGCCTCAGATCTACGTTGCTCTGCCCATATGTTGTCCATTAAGCTCGTGCTTTGTAGGCTCCCAGCTGCATAATGCTCCCCAGGACCACTACTTGGAAATATAGCCTCCAGAATAATATGAGCCCTCCGGATCACATCAGCTGATATATTTCTATCACAGGAGGACAAGAATCTCTCCAGCTCTGCTGAAGGTTTTGGCTGTAGTGGAGCTATGACAGTACGCAACCACCTGGCAGTTGTCATCGCTGTGCTTACAGGTGTAGCTGCCATCCTTGAGTTACCACAGTTTGGATTGCTACTAAAATTGGATGCACCAGGAGAACGGTAAGGAGAGAGTGGGCTTGTAATCGTCTTTGATGGGGAAGCCAAAGCATCAAATTTCTTCTGCACAACAGAAGAAAAACACAGACGTGCTTTCAGTGAGTGTTCAATTTACTGCATATGGGCTTTAATAAAATCAGGAGATATCCTGAAAACAAACCTTGACTCCATTCATATTGACTGAACCTCCGGACAAGCTTCCTGACCCCAGCAAGCTATCCTCCTCATTAACAAAAATCCTCTCATCCAGTTCACCCTTGTTCTGAATTACATCATTGTAATCCTTTTCCAGTATACTTATACTTGACGATAAAGATGACTCTTCCAGTAAATCCTCAAAATAGGTCAAACCGTCTGCAACAAACTTCCTAACTTTTAGGAAAAGCAATTACTAAAGCAAGAAATTGCTGATGTCGAAACAAACCTGTGTCGATGTTGTCCAGGTTCTCTGCCCTGAATTCTGAAGCCATACAAGGTTTCTTCTTCAACTTTCCTGTTATTAGATTATAAACTTTGTCCATGGTCTCCCTTAAGTCATCTACTGAGGTCTGATAAATGCTGCTTAATGAAACAAGCAAGTCCACTTTGTCTCCTTTCTTAACTGTAAGAAAATTAGCTTTAGTACAGGGTAAACACCATCATAGatattgaggcagaaaagttgaagAGGTATGGACCAAAACCCATACTCTTTTAATgcaaaatattaaaagataattacCAAATCGCGGGGAGTCATTGATGTTGAAATTTCTGAAGCGGACAGGTACATGTATTATTAAGATTGCCTGCACCATGGTTGATGAAGCAGTAATCAGACTTTTCACCTACTTCTTAAGAGCAACACGGTATTATCCAATCCATAGAAATGCAATGGGAAAGATATTAGATGCACCGTGTTTAGTTATTGAATACATAACTGTTGTACCAGTTATGTCAAAGACAAAAAAGAGTATAAATGTGCCAAGCTCAGCTTGTTTAAATGGAAAGTGTAGCAGAATAATGCATTTTGGTGAAGATAAAGGCGCAGAAGAACAACAACCCACTGGCCTCATAATTTATTGGGAAAAAAAGATGTTTCGTTTGAGATCCACCTTAAGCAGATTGGTGCCTGTACTAAACAACACCCAAGTGATGTAAAGCACCTAACCTAAAATGCACCTAGCTTCATGGCTTATATCCACCTTTACAACATTGCATACAAGTTATACAGAGTCTACCATCAGCATGTCCAATACAACATGCACATCTAACAAAATAAATCAGACAGAACCCAAGCAATCAACAAGATGGTATAGGAACTGACCAGCACAGAAACTAAACCATTTGTGCATGTCACGAGGTCCTTGAAGCGGCTAAATACATGTTCGCGAAGTGAAAGAAAAAGCAACCAGCCAAAACGATAATATTGTGGCAAGAGGATAGTTGAATTAAAAGTAGCAGCATGCTTGTCTTCATTGCTACTGCTTGACAAAAACAGTTCCTGGTATGCACGCTTGTAGTACCTACAAGCATTAAATACGTTATCAAATGTACCACAAAAAGCTATATCATGcgtaataaattaatgaataccAGAATCATGTCagaaataaagaaacaagaatttAGAAAATTACTTTGACCTAACAGAACTTTAAAAGtcataatacaaaatatattctttttttttctttgataaccgtggtgtccggacCAGCTTGCGTGCACCTtgac encodes the following:
- the LOC107864522 gene encoding retinoblastoma-related protein 1 isoform X2; its protein translation is MVEEGNKCLISMNNLDSEENGVAVDSVDVRFTDFCKNGQGLSAGESFMLEAIKLFKDSKHLLLLNNAAIGAITEEVERYWFVFVLFSVKRLSEKEAENSSNGNEGNGFDLCQILRGAKLNVVDFFKELPHFIVKVGPILSNLYGSDWEKRLQAKELQTNFVHLSLLSKYYKRAYQELFLSSSSNEDKHAATFNSTILLPQYYRFGWLLFLSLREHVFSRFKDLVTCTNGLVSVLAILIIHVPVRFRNFNINDSPRFVKKGDKVDLLVSLSSIYQTSVDDLRETMDKVYNLITGKLKKKPCMASEFRAENLDNIDTDGLTYFEDLLEESSLSSSISILEKDYNDVIQNKGELDERIFVNEEDSLLGSGSLSGGSVNMNGVKKKFDALASPSKTITSPLSPYRSPGASNFSSNPNCGNSRMAATPVSTAMTTARWLRTVIAPLQPKPSAELERFLSSCDRNISADVIRRAHIILEAIFPSSGPGEHYAAGSLQSTSLMDNIWAEQRRSEALKLYYRVLQTMCIAESQILHVTNLTSLLTNERFHRCMLACSAELVLATHKTVTMLFPAVLERTGITSFDLSKVIESFIRHEETLPRELRRHLNSLEERLLESMVWEKGSSMYNSLTVAKPSLSAEINRQGLLAEPMPSLDAIAMHINPSSGSLPPLPSLQKSDLAPNGQLGDIRSPKRLCTEYRSVLVDRNSFTSPVKDRFLALNNIKSKFPPALQSAFASPTRPSPGGGGETCAETSISVFFGKIAKLAAVRINGMIERLQLSQQVRETVYGLFQKILKQRTSLFFNRHIDQIILCSFYGVAKISQLNLTFKEIIYNYRKQPQCKPQVFRSVFIDWASTRHNGRTGSDHVDIITFYNEMFIPSVKPLLVELAPAGNEQKNNHVEKTKNEGQGPASPKPSPFPNLPDMSPKKVSAAHNVYVSPLRSSKMDALISHSSKSYYACVGESTHAYQSPSKDLTVINNRLNGNRRLRGALNFDDVDAAGLVSDSIVANSLYLQNGGKCISSPRAAVKTEHPET
- the LOC107864522 gene encoding retinoblastoma-related protein 1 isoform X1 yields the protein MVEEGNKCLISMNNLDSEENGVAVDSVDVRFTDFCKNGQGLSAGESFMLEAIKLFKDSKHLLLLNNAAIGAITQEEVERYWFVFVLFSVKRLSEKEAENSSNGNEGNGFDLCQILRGAKLNVVDFFKELPHFIVKVGPILSNLYGSDWEKRLQAKELQTNFVHLSLLSKYYKRAYQELFLSSSSNEDKHAATFNSTILLPQYYRFGWLLFLSLREHVFSRFKDLVTCTNGLVSVLAILIIHVPVRFRNFNINDSPRFVKKGDKVDLLVSLSSIYQTSVDDLRETMDKVYNLITGKLKKKPCMASEFRAENLDNIDTDGLTYFEDLLEESSLSSSISILEKDYNDVIQNKGELDERIFVNEEDSLLGSGSLSGGSVNMNGVKKKFDALASPSKTITSPLSPYRSPGASNFSSNPNCGNSRMAATPVSTAMTTARWLRTVIAPLQPKPSAELERFLSSCDRNISADVIRRAHIILEAIFPSSGPGEHYAAGSLQSTSLMDNIWAEQRRSEALKLYYRVLQTMCIAESQILHVTNLTSLLTNERFHRCMLACSAELVLATHKTVTMLFPAVLERTGITSFDLSKVIESFIRHEETLPRELRRHLNSLEERLLESMVWEKGSSMYNSLTVAKPSLSAEINRQGLLAEPMPSLDAIAMHINPSSGSLPPLPSLQKSDLAPNGQLGDIRSPKRLCTEYRSVLVDRNSFTSPVKDRFLALNNIKSKFPPALQSAFASPTRPSPGGGGETCAETSISVFFGKIAKLAAVRINGMIERLQLSQQVRETVYGLFQKILKQRTSLFFNRHIDQIILCSFYGVAKISQLNLTFKEIIYNYRKQPQCKPQVFRSVFIDWASTRHNGRTGSDHVDIITFYNEMFIPSVKPLLVELAPAGNEQKNNHVEKTKNEGQGPASPKPSPFPNLPDMSPKKVSAAHNVYVSPLRSSKMDALISHSSKSYYACVGESTHAYQSPSKDLTVINNRLNGNRRLRGALNFDDVDAAGLVSDSIVANSLYLQNGGKCISSPRAAVKTEHPET